The Mariprofundus ferrinatatus DNA window AGCATTTATAACCGGACCCTGCTTGAGCAAGAGGCTGAACGTGTACTGATTGTTGAGAGTGACATCATCGGCTCGGCTGCCAGGCCTGCATTGATGTTTAATGACCAGCGTATGGCTAGTGAGCTACTGCGGGCGATGAAGTTCGATCCGGATATTTCCGTTGTAAAGCTTTTCACAAGCGATGGTGATGTTCTGTACACATATACGGCTGATGATGTATCTCCGGAACTGGGCAAGGCGATCGACTTCCGGAGTAATCCCGGCAGCGCCTTCAATGATGGTAGCTTGCATCTCTACCGGACGGTTACTCACAAGGAGGATACTGTGGGGATGATCTATCTTGAGTCACGCCTCAACTACCTTCAAGAGAGCCAGAATGCCAGCGCGCTAACGGTGATCATGGTGATGGCCGGCTCCCTCCTGTTGGGCGTACTGCTGGCCAGTACTCTACAGCGGAGGATCGCTAAGCCCATCAGCTCACTGGCCAGTGTCATGCACAAAATGGCCTCCAAGAGCGACTACTCATTGAGGGCAGAGGAGTATGCATATAACAGGGAAACCAGTGATCTTCTAAGCGGCTTCAACAGGATGGCCGATGAAATTCAGAACAGTTTTGCGAAGATCGAAGAGAAGAACCTGCAGCTGCAGGAGAGCGAGAGGCGCTTCAGGAGTATTATCGAACAGGTACCCATGCCTGTGCTGATCAGCCGAAAAAGTGACGGTAAGATGCTGTTTTATAATCAGGCTGTTGCCCAACTGCTTGCTATCGACCCCTCGGCATCAAAAGTGTTCCACACGTTGAACTATTATCGCCACCCGGAAGACAGATCAAAGGTTATCGGGAAATTGAGAGATGAGGGGACACTCGTCGGGTATGAAATGGAGGCTGTTAAGAGTGACGGTACACCTTTCTGGATTTCACTCTCAGTTAGCCAGATTGGCTTTGAAGGAGAGGAGGTGCTCTGCAGTACCTTCATGGATATCACCGATCAGAAAGAGATCGAGAAGAGGCTGGAAGTGGAGGTGTCTGAGCGAACGCAGGAGCTTAAGAGTGCGCGTGATGAACTGCAGTCGACTCTCGATAATATGATGGATGTCTATTATCGCATCGCAACCGATGGCTCTGTTGAGTGGGTATCCAGTGCGATCACGCCTCTACTTGGGTACAGCGTTGATGAATCCATCGGCAAGCCCATGCAGTTGTTCTGGCCTGACAGTCCGCCCTTTTCAGAGGCGGTGGCGGCCCTGTCCGCAAACGATGGTGTGATGATGAACCATGAAATCCAGTTGCAGCACAGGCAGGGCAAAACAGTCTGGAGCTCCATATCCGCCCATCTGGTTCTCGATGGCAATATGGAGGCCAAAGCCATTGAGGGAGTGGTAAGGGATATCTCCCTGCTTGTTGAGGCAGAGGAGCGGAAGCAGGAGATGGAGAAGAAAATGGCTCACGTTCAGCGCCTTGAGTCATTGGGGGTTCTGGCCGGCGGCATAGCCCATGACTTTAACAATATCCTCGCCGGGATCATGGGCAATGCGGAGCTGGCAGAGCTGAACCAGCACTCCAACCTTCCGGTCGACAGGGAGCTGAAAAGTATTATCAACGGCAGTGTCCGTGCGGCAGACCTTTGCCGCCAGATGCTTGCCTATTCCGGTCAGGGCGCGCTCATCCGGGAGTCTGTTAATCTCTCTTCCCTGGTTAAGGAAACGGTTCACCTGATAGACGTTTCAGTCTCCAAGAAGGTCGCTATTACGTTTGACCTGCAGGCAGATATACCACCGATTTTTGCCGATAAAACCCAGATGCAGCAGATCATCATGAATCTGATTACCAATGCATCAGAGTCAATGGATGAGAAGAGCAGTGGAGAGATTCGTGTCTCAACCGGTTCAGTTCACGCCGGCAGAAGGGAGCTGGACTCACCCTTCATGGAGGAGAAACGGCCTGAAGGGGAGTATGTCTTCCTTGAGGTGATTGATAACGGCTGCGGCATGGATGAACAGGTCTTGGGCAGAATGTTTGACCCGTTCTTTTCCACCAAATTCACCGGGCGGGGCCTGGGCATGAGTGCTGTTCTCGGTATCGTGCGCTCCCATGGCGGAACCATTCATGTTGAGAGTAGTCCCGGCTCCGGGACAAGGTTCAGGGCCCTGTTGCCGGTCTATCTGGAAGCACCAGCCGTCGAGGTCGTGGATGGCGATACTGACCACGAGGAGCTGGCTGATAATAATCTGACCATCTTGGTGGTTGATGATGAGGCGATGGTACGATCCATCTTTGAAAGGATGTTTAATAAGCTCGGCTTTAAGGTGCTGCTTGCCGCTGACGGGGAAGAGGGGTTGAGGTGTTATCGGGAACATAAACATCAGATTGATGCCGTATTTCTTGATATGACAATGCCTAAAATGGATGGCAGGGAGACGTTGTCGAAGATGAGGGAGATGGGAATCAAGGTGCCCGTGGTGGTCTGTAGCGGCTACAGGGGGGAATCAGTCAGCAGCCAGTTTGACGATGCGCCGCCAGATGCATTCCTGCAAAAGCCCTTTTCACTGCAATCACTGCAACAGGTGCTTGGCATCTGTTTGAATGGAGATTAAAGGGGGAGAGTGATGACAACCATATTCTCATGGAAGAGAACCCTGCTTGGGTTAATGCTCACGCTTCCTTTGGTAAGTGACGCAGAGGATTACTTTCAGGCTGACCGGCCATTGCCTGAATGCGGATCTGCGGAACTCAAGTGTTGGCTATGAGAGGTTTGGGAGGCATCATTCTTGCTTGCTTTTATGGGATCAGGGATTGAGAGGGGGAGAGGCTCATGGAGAGGATTGGCTTGTTATTAAGGTACCCGGCAGGGGTGCTGTTTTCGCTGCTTTTGTCGGTGTCCGTGTCATCGTGGGCTACAGCTGCTGAAAAATATTCCACAGATGACCTTCTCGCCATGAACATTGAAGATCTGGTGAATGTTAATGTGACGACCCTCTCCAAACGTGAAGAGCGCTACATGGCAACAGCGGGTGCCGTTTTCGTGATTACCAGTGATGATATCAGGCGCTCGGGCGTCAGAAGTATCCCTGATGCCTTGAGGCTGGCGCCCGGTATGCAGGTTACACAAACAAATGCCAATCAGTTTCAGATAGGAATCCGTGGTCAGACCGACTTCTGGACAGATCTTCTTCTTGTCATGGTTGATGGCCGCCCGATTTATAACACGACATTTTCAGGGGTATGGTGGGTAGCCCAGAACTACCCGCTGGAGGAGATTGATCGCATCGAAGTGGTGCGCGGGCCTGGCGGTGCAATCTGGGGCTCCAATGCCGTGAACGGTGTGATTAACATAATCACCAAACATGCGGGTAAATCCCAGGGTTTACGTGTTACCGCCGGTGCAGGTACGGAAGAGAAAGGCTTTGGCAACATCAGATACGGCGCAAGCAGTGGCGGACTCGATTACAGGCTGTATGCCATGCGTGAAACGAGGGATGGCGGTTTGGCGAACGTTGACTCTTTTGGCTATCCTGCCGGTTCTGATATGCCTGATTTCAGGCGTATGAAGCAGCAAGGCTTCCGCCTCGACTGGCAGGCAAGTGCGGCGACCAGGGTTTCCCTGCATGGCGATGCCTACCAGATTCATTCCGGTCAGTTCGGTTACTGGATGCCAAACCCGACACCTCTGAATTTTGTCGAGTTCTCACGCAGCCATAATGGCTACAGCGGTAAGAACATAGTGTTTCGTCTGGAAAACGAGCTGATGCCGGGCATCGATTTTAAGGGGCAGCTCTTTTACGATCAGTACAAGGTGCATACGCGCATTATCCGAGAGAAGAAAGAGACAGTTGATGCGGATCTTCAGTTCGATTTCAGTGATGTTGCAAACCAGAATATCTCACTGGGTGCAAACCTGAGAGGGACCAGATCCCGCTTTGATAGCACGCCCCAGTTTCAGATGCCGTCGCGCACTACCGGCCTCACGTCGTTCTTTATCAATGATGAACTCTCCATGTTTGATGGCCTGTTCCGAATTATTGGTGGTGTAAAGGTGGAGAAGAACTCATTCACGAAATGGGAGTCGCAACCAAGCATCCGCGCTATTGCATCGGATGATGACTGGGCGATATGGGTGGCTGCATCCAAATCGGCACGCACTCCGAATGAGATGGAGAATGGTCTGCGCTGGAATCGGAAGGCTTCCGGGTGCTGGACCTCACCAGTCACCAGGGTGGCCTGTCTGGTCAGGCAGACGGGTGATGGCAATGTGCGGACCGAACATGTGAAGACATACGAAATCGGTGGTCGTGTGCGACCTACTGAAAAGAGCCTGATAGAGGTTTCTGCCTTCAAGATTATCTATAAGGGCGTACCTGACACCTGGCAGGACAGGAGCTTGGCCAATCCTCTTATTCCGCAGGCGATCGTACCTGAATACCTGAGGAATGTGCTTAACGGCAAGGCGGATGGTTTTGAGGCCAATTTCCGCCTCGAGGCTTCAGATAGTCTGACCCTTAAAGGCTCCTTAACCTTTCTGAATCAGGATTATGTCGATTACCCGATTGCTGACGGTGAAACCGTCTGGACTGTTCGCTCAAACCTGGAGCAGGATCCCAAGGTTCGGTTCCATGTTGGAAGCAGCTGGAGCCCGGTGAGAAGTCTGGAACTTGATGCCAACCTCTATTTTTATGGTCCGTTTCGAGACAACAATGTTACCGGTCATCACCGGCTTGACCTTCGTGCAGCTTACAAACCCTCAGATGAGCTTGAGATCAGCGTTGTCGGACAGGACATGCTTAAGCTGAAGCATGTGGAGAATGAGAGTAACTCGATGCAGTACGCAACCCAGCAGCAGCAGCGCTGGTATGTCCAGGCGACATACTCCTATGATTAGTCTACAATAGTTCCACCTGCTTTTCAGGAGGTGGCCATGTCAGTTCGTCCTGCAGCTGTGGCAGCACTATTTTATCCTGGCGATGCTCAGGAACTCTCTTCAGCCGTTGACACTTTTCTGGCTGCAGCTGCCTCACAAGCCTCTGCTATTGGCGCATGGCCCAGGGCCGTTATTGTGCCGCATGCAGGATACATCTATTCAGGTCAGACGGCTGCCTATGCCTACCAGGCCATTCGAGGTGCGAGCTTCAGTCGCGTGGCCCTGTTCGGGCCGGCACACAGGGTTGGCTTCTATGGTATGGCAGTGCCGGAGGCGGACAAATTTGAAACACCGTTGGGAGCCATTCCGATCAACAGAGAGGGGCTCCGTGAAGCCCTGAATCATCCGGACGTGCAGTCATCCGATCTTGCCCAGGCGCAGGAGCACTCTCTGGAAGTGCAGCTTCCTTTTCTACAGTCGGTGCTGGGCCATTTTGAACTGCTGCCGGTCTGTGTCGGCATGGTTGATCCCGAGGCGGTGGCCGAGGTGATGTCTCTCTTTCTTGAGGATCCGGACACACTGGTGGTGATCAGTTCTGATCTCTCGCACTTTCACGATTATGAGAGTGCCAGGGCGATAGACCATGCAACTGTAAACAGTATCTTGTCGATGCATGGGCCGATC harbors:
- a CDS encoding PAS domain S-box protein produces the protein MITVLIMGAVWSIYNRTLLEQEAERVLIVESDIIGSAARPALMFNDQRMASELLRAMKFDPDISVVKLFTSDGDVLYTYTADDVSPELGKAIDFRSNPGSAFNDGSLHLYRTVTHKEDTVGMIYLESRLNYLQESQNASALTVIMVMAGSLLLGVLLASTLQRRIAKPISSLASVMHKMASKSDYSLRAEEYAYNRETSDLLSGFNRMADEIQNSFAKIEEKNLQLQESERRFRSIIEQVPMPVLISRKSDGKMLFYNQAVAQLLAIDPSASKVFHTLNYYRHPEDRSKVIGKLRDEGTLVGYEMEAVKSDGTPFWISLSVSQIGFEGEEVLCSTFMDITDQKEIEKRLEVEVSERTQELKSARDELQSTLDNMMDVYYRIATDGSVEWVSSAITPLLGYSVDESIGKPMQLFWPDSPPFSEAVAALSANDGVMMNHEIQLQHRQGKTVWSSISAHLVLDGNMEAKAIEGVVRDISLLVEAEERKQEMEKKMAHVQRLESLGVLAGGIAHDFNNILAGIMGNAELAELNQHSNLPVDRELKSIINGSVRAADLCRQMLAYSGQGALIRESVNLSSLVKETVHLIDVSVSKKVAITFDLQADIPPIFADKTQMQQIIMNLITNASESMDEKSSGEIRVSTGSVHAGRRELDSPFMEEKRPEGEYVFLEVIDNGCGMDEQVLGRMFDPFFSTKFTGRGLGMSAVLGIVRSHGGTIHVESSPGSGTRFRALLPVYLEAPAVEVVDGDTDHEELADNNLTILVVDDEAMVRSIFERMFNKLGFKVLLAADGEEGLRCYREHKHQIDAVFLDMTMPKMDGRETLSKMREMGIKVPVVVCSGYRGESVSSQFDDAPPDAFLQKPFSLQSLQQVLGICLNGD
- a CDS encoding TonB-dependent receptor plug domain-containing protein, which encodes MNIEDLVNVNVTTLSKREERYMATAGAVFVITSDDIRRSGVRSIPDALRLAPGMQVTQTNANQFQIGIRGQTDFWTDLLLVMVDGRPIYNTTFSGVWWVAQNYPLEEIDRIEVVRGPGGAIWGSNAVNGVINIITKHAGKSQGLRVTAGAGTEEKGFGNIRYGASSGGLDYRLYAMRETRDGGLANVDSFGYPAGSDMPDFRRMKQQGFRLDWQASAATRVSLHGDAYQIHSGQFGYWMPNPTPLNFVEFSRSHNGYSGKNIVFRLENELMPGIDFKGQLFYDQYKVHTRIIREKKETVDADLQFDFSDVANQNISLGANLRGTRSRFDSTPQFQMPSRTTGLTSFFINDELSMFDGLFRIIGGVKVEKNSFTKWESQPSIRAIASDDDWAIWVAASKSARTPNEMENGLRWNRKASGCWTSPVTRVACLVRQTGDGNVRTEHVKTYEIGGRVRPTEKSLIEVSAFKIIYKGVPDTWQDRSLANPLIPQAIVPEYLRNVLNGKADGFEANFRLEASDSLTLKGSLTFLNQDYVDYPIADGETVWTVRSNLEQDPKVRFHVGSSWSPVRSLELDANLYFYGPFRDNNVTGHHRLDLRAAYKPSDELEISVVGQDMLKLKHVENESNSMQYATQQQQRWYVQATYSYD
- the amrB gene encoding AmmeMemoRadiSam system protein B translates to MSVRPAAVAALFYPGDAQELSSAVDTFLAAAASQASAIGAWPRAVIVPHAGYIYSGQTAAYAYQAIRGASFSRVALFGPAHRVGFYGMAVPEADKFETPLGAIPINREGLREALNHPDVQSSDLAQAQEHSLEVQLPFLQSVLGHFELLPVCVGMVDPEAVAEVMSLFLEDPDTLVVISSDLSHFHDYESARAIDHATVNSILSMHGPIGHEQACGATGINALLLLAEKQGLVPRLLDYRNSGDTAGDKLRVVGYASIAWFDQECLNE